In Prinia subflava isolate CZ2003 ecotype Zambia chromosome W, Cam_Psub_1.2, whole genome shotgun sequence, one DNA window encodes the following:
- the LOC134563379 gene encoding AP-5 complex subunit sigma-1-like, with amino-acid sequence MRLQGMCGKRESGSQGQVAFQCQLLQSSLGRPSSPQLPWLRDELMSLQDAPGGLFQMLPGDPFPEQVTVVWLSVLALAFSLVCEPQETLSLAEMTLRRLAPRLLLSLRLLGPGIDILLCPDATDGLLDHLLPHGHMLFLNEHFLQAMDRELGIKASR; translated from the exons ATGCGGCTGCAAGGGATgtgtgggaaaagggagagcgGCAGCCAGGG aCAAGTGGCCTTCCAGTGCCAGCTCCTTCAGTCATCCTTGGGACGCCCATCCTCCCCACAACTTCCCTGGCTACGCGATGAGCTGATGTCACTCCAAGATGCTCCAGGGGGTCTTTTCCAGATGCTCCCTGGAGACCCATTCCCTGAACAGGTGACGGTAGTGTGGTTATCAGTGCTGGCCCTCGCCTTCTCCTTGGTTTGTGAACCCCAAGAGACTCTGTCGTTGGCTGAGATGACCCTGCGGCGCCTGGCTCCCcgcctgctcctctccctgcgCCTCCTCGGCCCCGGCATTGACATCCTGCTCTGTCCTGATGCTACTGATGGCCTCCTGGACCATCTCCTGCCCCATGGGCATATGCTTTTTCTCAACGAACATTTCCTCCAGGCAATGGACCGAGAGCTGGGTATCAAAGCATCCCGCTGA